In Nocardia sputorum, a single genomic region encodes these proteins:
- a CDS encoding ubiquitin-like protein Pup, translated as MAQEQTKRAGGGDEDEGPDGVDAAGQERREKLAEETDDLLDEIDDVLEENAEDFVRAYVQKGGQ; from the coding sequence ATGGCACAAGAGCAGACCAAGCGCGCCGGGGGTGGCGACGAGGACGAGGGCCCGGACGGTGTGGATGCCGCCGGTCAGGAGCGCCGCGAGAAGCTGGCGGAGGAAACCGACGACCTGCTCGACGAGATCGATGATGTGCTCGAGGAGAACGCCGAGGACTTCGTCCGCGCGTACGTGCAGAAAGGTGGCCAGTGA
- the prcB gene encoding proteasome subunit beta — protein MTVGDPSRLHLGYALSSFSDYLRMHAPDLLPVNRFGQSAAGISGGTSAKEIAPHGTTIVAVSYRGGVLIAGDRRATQGNLLASRDIEKVYITDSYSAAGIAGTAGMAVEMVRIFAVELEHYEKLEGVPLTFDGKANKLSKMVRENLPAALQGLAVVPMLVGYDLNATDPDKAGRIVSFDVVGGRSEERFGYAAVGSGSVFAKSALKKLYAKGIDQERALRIAVESLFDAADDDTATGGPDLVRGIFPTAIVIDEEGAVEVTESRLEEIARGIVADRAAAEEGSA, from the coding sequence GTGACAGTCGGTGACCCCTCGCGTCTCCACCTGGGGTACGCCCTCTCTTCCTTCTCCGACTATCTCCGTATGCATGCTCCGGATTTGTTGCCTGTCAACAGGTTCGGACAGAGTGCCGCCGGAATCTCCGGCGGCACTTCCGCGAAGGAGATCGCTCCGCACGGCACCACCATCGTCGCGGTGAGTTACCGCGGTGGTGTGCTGATCGCGGGCGACCGGCGTGCCACGCAGGGGAACCTGCTGGCCAGCCGGGATATCGAGAAGGTCTACATCACGGACAGCTATTCCGCGGCCGGCATCGCTGGCACCGCGGGCATGGCGGTGGAGATGGTGCGGATCTTCGCGGTGGAGCTGGAGCACTACGAGAAGCTCGAGGGCGTGCCGCTGACCTTCGACGGCAAGGCCAACAAGCTGTCGAAGATGGTGCGGGAGAATCTGCCCGCGGCCCTGCAGGGTCTGGCGGTGGTGCCGATGCTGGTCGGTTACGACCTGAACGCCACCGATCCGGACAAGGCGGGCCGCATCGTGTCGTTCGATGTGGTGGGTGGACGCAGCGAGGAGCGATTCGGGTACGCCGCGGTCGGTTCCGGCTCGGTGTTCGCCAAGTCCGCGCTGAAGAAGTTGTACGCCAAGGGAATCGATCAGGAGCGCGCGCTGCGCATCGCTGTCGAGTCGCTGTTCGACGCGGCCGACGACGACACCGCGACGGGCGGCCCGGATCTGGTGCGTGGCATCTTCCCGACGGCGATCGTGATCGATGAGGAGGGTGCGGTCGAGGTGACCGAGTCGCGGCTCGAGGAGATCGCGCGCGGCATCGTCGCCGACCGTGCGGCCGCCGAAGAAGGGAGCGCCTGA